One Pyrus communis chromosome 4, drPyrComm1.1, whole genome shotgun sequence genomic region harbors:
- the LOC137731696 gene encoding uncharacterized protein, with the protein MRRRGPSREFSELRSCSGKKTVESCRNKRDADKFVFIDLECEDVIDIDYLESLQAKSRGSSTLTKDRKFKSSSFINIDDDDDGDNDEDNCASPVITVEDVGDLDSDATSSKCSFPASSKNSVTSDGGDCQGVREKGYTVKGSKCKQTHSGEAPSRNCYGFGFESESCSSDSDYSDCELIEGSYGKLHQYWEKVSQKRKHVVHNGQSGSEGQVSGSGSHSDTHANAEVANRTAHGDVPVCSSSKNGNYEKENLPDFTGTRDGHTEDSSLDPQMDGSFVESNQNVTKEDPLIYEWQSFQTNGMAGLWNEGEQSPEEHPLWSELGGRQSKHPGTCFMDNGQNFRDETNNDQRKATVLKKDEYFCKNQHSGEGPSNRDRVELRCKDDEFHDDPSSSEEKDKAVSGQPFDETQMESGFAPPEDKLGAVHEKTFSQEKASATFEEVALGNTSCHETSSNQGGFHSAREKELCDLRDQLPAEDGYVSPVRRDIAIVESDIIIDREKHKETTEYKRAIEEEMASRQRVLQIQAEEAQRLRKRRKAENMRFLDMQRRQKQRVEEVRESQKKDEENINLKDQLRAEVRKELKRLELTCIDMASLLRGLGIQVGAGFRPLPNEVHAAYKRALLKFHPDRASRSDIRQQVEAEEKFKLVSRMKEKLLLTSCY; encoded by the exons ATGAGAAGGAGAGGGCCATCAAGAGAATTTTCTGAACTCAGAAGTTGTTCTGGGAAGAAAACTGTAGAAAGTTGCAGGAATAAAAGGGACGCTGATAAATTTGTGTTCATTGATCTCGAGTGTGAAGATGTCATCGACATCGATTATCTCGAGTCTTTACAGGCGAAGTCACGAGGTTCCAGTACATTGACAAAAGATAGAAAATTTAAGTCAAGTAGTTTCATAAATATAGATGACGATGACGATGGTGATAATGATGAAGATAATTGTGCAAGTCCTGTAATCACCGTTGAGGATGTTGGGGACCTCGATAGTGATGCGACCTCAAGCAAATGTTCTTTTCCTGCTTCTAGCAAGAATTCTGTAACCTCAGATGGTGGTGACTGTCAGGGTGTCCGGGAAAAGGGTTATACGGTAAAAGGGTCAAAGTGCAAGCAAACCCACTCTGGTGAAGCTCCTAGCAGGAATTGTTATGGTTTCGGTTTTGAGTCTGAGAGTTGTTCATCTGATAGTGATTATTCTGATTGCGAGCTAATAGAAGGTTCTTATGGGAAGCTTCACCAATATTGGGAAAAAGTTTCCCAGAAGAGAAAACATGTTGTTCATAATGGCCAGTCTGGTTCAGAAGGTCAAGTAAGTGGTTCTGGATCTCATAGTGATACCCATGCTAATGCTGAAGTAGCAAATAGGACAGCACATGGAGATGTCCCTGTTTGTTCAAGTTCTAAAAATGGAAATTATGAAAAGGAAAACCTTCCAGACTTTACAGGTACTCGTGATGGCCACACTGAGGACAGTTCTTTGGATCCCCaaatggatggttcttttgtTGAATCCAATCAGAACGTCACTAAAGAAGATCCTCTTATTTATGAGTGGCAGAGTTTCCAAACTAATGGCATGGCTGGTTTGTGGAATGAAGGAGAACAAAGTCCTGAAGAGCATCCCCTGTGGTCAGAACTAGGCGGTAGACAGTCTAAACATCCAGGGACTTGTTTTATGGATAATGGGCAAAATTTCAGGGATGAAACTAACAACGATCAAAGAAAAGCTACCGTTTTGAAAAAGGACGAATATTTCTGCAAGAATCAACATTCTGGTGAAGGGCCTAGTAACCGTGATAGAGTTGAACTAAGGTGTAAGGATGATGAGTTTCATGATGATCCATCTAGTTCCGAAGAAAAAGACAAAGCAGTTTCTGGTCAACCATTTGACGAAACACAGATGGAAAGTGGGTTTGCTCCTCCTGAAGACAAACTTGGCGCTGTTCATGAAAAAACTTTCTCCCAGGAAAAAGCGAGTGCAACCTTTGAGGAAGTGGCTTTGGGCAACACCTCATGTCATGAAACAAGTAGTAATCAGGGGGGATTTCATTCAGCAAGAGAGAAAGAATTATGTGATCTGAGGGATCAGTTACCTGCTGAAGATGGCTATGTGAGTCCAGTTCGAAGAGATATAGCCATTGTTGAAAGTGATATAATCATTGATCGAGAAAAGCACAAGGAGACTACTGAATACAAGCGagcaatagaagaagaaatggcaTCCAGGCAGCGAGTCTTACAAATTCAG GCAGAAGAAGCACAAAGATTACGCAAGAGGAGAAAGGCGGAAAACATGCGTTTTTTGGATATGCAGAGAAGGCAAAAGCAACGTGTGGAAGAAGTAAGAGAGTCGCAAAAGAAG gatgaagaaaatataaatttgaaagaCCAACTTCGTGCTGAAGTAAGGAAGGAGCTTAAAAGATTGGAATTGACATGCATAGATATGGCTTCTTTGCTTCGCGGCTTAGGAATACAAGTGGGCGCTGGTTTCCGTCCTTTGCCCAATGAG GTGCACGCAGCGTATAAACGGGCATTGCTGAAATTTCACCCAGACCGGGCATCAAGAAGTGACATACGCCAGCAAGTTGAAGCCGAGGAAAAGTTTAAGCTTGTATCTCGCATGAAGGAAAAACTTCTACTGACTTCATGTTATTGA
- the LOC137733023 gene encoding cytochrome P450 CYP749A22-like yields MSWFLFEMPVLTTSSFLCLLLVILLALLIKNFQKLWWTPNHIRNQMAAQGVHGPSYKFIHGSTKEILSMKRETMGRPRSLTHDIFSAVQPHIHAWSKIFGKNFLQWYGVQPQMIITEPELCKEVLNNKDRNYRKQRSQGYVKKLLGDSISMAEGEKWVKLRKLAHHAFHGENLKNMIPEMIKSSETMVQRWKTYEGKEIEVNEEFRFFTSEVISRTAFGSSFLEGKNIFEMLRELTSLIFRNTFKLRFPGISMFYRTSDEIKSEKLEKGIRDIITEIVRKREKTAMTGEAGGFGSDYLGILLKAHHDANEKQRISVDDLVDECKTFYFAGQETTNSLLAWTVFLLALHTDWQEEARKEVLELFGKENPNTDGLNKLKTMGMIINEALRLYPPVVSLTRESLKEVRLGQIVVPANVELHVANLALHHDPKYWGKDVQLFKPERFSEGVAKATNNNAVAFMPFGMGPRTCVGMNFAIIEAKIALSMILQRYSFTLSPGYVHSPIQFLTVRPQHGVQVILHSV; encoded by the exons ATGAGTTGGTTCTTGTTCGAAATGCCAGTACTTACTACTTCAAGCTTTCTGTGTCTGTTGCTAGTGATTCTTTTAGCTCTGCTGATCAAGAACTTTCAGAAACTATGGTGGACTCCAAACCACATACGGAATCAGATGGCTGCGCAAGGAGTCCATGGTCCTTCTTACAAATTTATCCATGGAAGCACCAAAGAAATATTGAGCATGAAAAGGGAAACAATGGGAAGGCCTAGAAGTTTAACCCATGACATATTTTCTGCAGTGCAGCCTCATATTCACGCATGGAGCAAGATATTTG GGAAGAATTTTCTTCAGTGGTATGGTGTTCAACCACAGATGATCATTACGGAACCTGAGCTGTGCAAAGAGGTACTAAACAACAAAGATAGAAACTATCGGAAACAAAGGTCCCAAGGCTATGTCAAGAAGCTATTAGGAGACAGCATTTCAATGGCAGAAGGTGAAAAGTGGGTGAAACTAAGAAAGCTGGCGCACCATGCCTTCCATGGAGAGAACTTAAAA AATATGATTCCTGAAATGATAAAGAGTTCTGAGACGATGGTACAAAGATGGAAAACTTATGAAGGCAAGGAGATTGAGGTGAATGAAGAGTTTAGGTTTTTCACCTCAGAAGTGATTTCTAGGACAGCATTTGGCAGCAGCTTCTTAGAAGGAAAGAACATTTTTGAAATGTTGAGGGAGTTAACCTCCTTAATATTTAGAAATACTTTCAAACTCAGGTTTCCTGGCATCAG TATGTTTTATAGAACCAGTGATGAGATAAAATCAGAGAAGCTCGAGAAAGGCATTCGCGACATCATCACAGAGATTGTTAGGAAAAGAGAAAAGACAGCAATGACTGGAGAGGCAGGCGGTTTTGGAAGTGATTATCTTGGAATACTTTTAAAGGCTCATCATGATGCGAATGAGAAGCAGCGGATTTCGGTGGACGATTTAGTTGATGAGTGCAAGACGTTTTACTTTGCTGGACAAGAAACCACTAACTCTTTGCTTGCTTGGACCGTCTTTCTTCTGGCTCTTCACACAGATTGGCAAGAGGAAGCTAGAAAGGAGGTCCTAGAATTGTTTGGTAAAGAAAATCCAAATACTGATGGCCTCAACAAATTAAAAACG ATGGGTATGATCATCAATGAGGCTCTAAGGTTATATCCTCCTGTTGTTTCCCTTACTAGGGAATCTCTCAAGGAAGTTAGACTGGGACAGATAGTTGTTCCCGCTAATGTTGAATTGCACGTCGCAAATCTGGCACTTCACCATGACCCTAAATATTGGGGAAAAGACGTGCAACTTTTCAAACCAGAGAGATTCTCAGAAGGGGTTGCTAAAGCTACTAACAACAATGCGGTCGCATTCATGCCCTTTGGAATGGGACCTCGAACCTGTGTGGGCATGAACTTTGCAATCATCGAAGCAAAGATTGCTCTTTCAATGATTCTGCAACGCTACAGTTTCACTCTTTCCCCGGGTTACGTGCACTCCCCCATTCAGTTTCTGACAGTTCGCCCGCAACATGGTGTTCAAGTGATACTACACTCAGTTTGA
- the LOC137730507 gene encoding cytochrome P450 CYP749A22-like, with product MVGVTIVSSFLSLLFLILLALVKYFDKLWWTPTRIQKRMASQGIKGPSYKLIYGNGKEIISMTKETMSRPMSTSSHDISSYVLPHDHLWTNIYGKSFLQWYGPQPHLTIGEPESCKAILSNKDRICRKPKPPYFVKKLLGDGVSMAEGEKWVKLRKLATHAFNGESLKSMIPEMITSTEVMLERWKNHEGEEIEVNKEFKLLTSEVISRTAFGSSYLEGKNIFEMLTELTLLFKNTYTFRLPGISKFYKSSDEIKSDKLEKGIRDSIAGMVSKREKKAMTGEGDGFGSDYLGLLLKAHHNAIGNERISMDELVDECKTFYFAGQETATGMLSWTVFLLALHTDWQEEARKEVLQLFGKQTPNPDGIAKLKTMGMIVNESLRLYPPVIHLVRETEKEVRLGQLNVPANVQLRVPNLAFHHEPEFWGQDAQLFKPERFSEGVAKATNNNMVAFIPFGMGPRTCVGMNFAIIEAKIALSMILQRYSFTLSPGYVHSPINSLTVSPQHGVQVILHSL from the exons ATGGTAGGAGTAACCATTGTTTCAAGCTTTCTGTCTCTGCTCTTTCTAATTCTCTTGGCTCTCGTAAAGTACTTTGACAAACTATGGTGGACTCCAACTCGCATACAGAAGCGGATGGCTTCGCAGGGAATCAAAGGTCCTTCGTACAAACTCATCTACGGAAACGGCAAAGAGATTATCAGCATGACGAAGGAAACTATGAGCAGGCCCATGAGTACTTCATCTCATGACATATCTTCTTATGTTCTTCCTCATGATCATTTGTGGACTAACATCTATg GGAAGAGTTTTCTTCAGTGGTATGGTCCTCAACCTCACTTGACCATCGGGGAACCCGAGTCGTGCAAAGCAATACTAAGCAACAAGGATAGAATTTGTCGAAAACCAAAACCCCCGTACTTTGTGAAAAAACTGTTAGGAGACGGCGTTTCGATGGCAGAAGGTGAAAAATGGGTAAAATTAAGAAAGCTTGCCACCCATGCCTTCAATGGAGAGAGCTTAAAA AGTATGATTCCTGAAATGATAACCAGCACTGAGGTAATGCTAGAAAGGTGGAAAAATCATGAAGGCGAGGAGATTGAGGTGAATAAAGAATTTAAGTTGTTAACCTCAGAAGTGATTTCTAGGACAGCATTTGGCAGCAGCTACTTGGAAGGGAAGAACATTTTTGAAATGTTGACGGAGTTGACCTtattattcaaaaatacttaTACATTCCGGCTTCCTGGCATCAG TAAGTTTTATAAATCCAGCGATGAGATCAAATCGGATAAGCTTGAGAAAGGAATACGCGACTCCATAGCAGGGATGGTtagcaaaagagaaaagaaagcaaTGACCGGAGAAGGAGACGGCTTTGGGAGTGATTATCTTGGACTACTTTTAAAAGCCCACCACAATGCCATCGGAAACGAGAGGATCTCGATGGATGAATTGGTTGACGAGTGCAAGACTTTTTACTTTGCTGGACAAGAAACCGCAACCGGTATGCTTTCTTGGACTGTGTTTCTTCTGGCACTTCATACAGATTGGCAGGAGGAAGCAAGGAAGGAAGTCTTACAATTGTTTGGCAAACAAACTCCAAATCCTGACGGCATTGCCAAGCTTAAAACA ATGGGTATGATCGTCAATGAGTCTTTAAGGTTATATCCTCCTGTCATTCACCTCGTACGGGAAACGGAAAAGGAAGTTAGACTGGGACAGCTCAATGTTCCCGCTAATGTTCAATTGCGGGTGCCAAATCTAGCATTTCACCATGAGCCTGAATTCTGGGGACAAGACGCGCAACTTTTCAAACCAGAGAGATTCTCAGAAGGTGTCGCTAAGGCTACTAACAATAACATGGTCGCATTCATACCCTTTGGAATGGGACCTCGAACTTGTGTGGGCATGAACTTCGCAATCATCGAAGCAAAGATTGCTCTGTCTATGATTCTACAACGCTACTCCTTCACTCTTTCCCCGGGCTATGTGCACTCACCCATAAACAGCCTAACCGTTAGCCCACAGCATGGAGTTCAAGTTATACTACACTCACTTTGA